From the Mycobacterium noviomagense genome, the window AATTCACCCCCCTATTGTTCCCTATTGGAACGAACAGGGTGTACAAGACCCGGTTCTGGAGAATCCTACTGGGCGGTCGACGGCACCCAGCAGGTGCTGAGGTGGTCGTCGACCATCCCGGTGGCCTGCATCAGGGCATAGGCAGTGGTAGGCCCGACGAACCGGAATCCGCACCGTTTGAGTTCCCGCGCCATCGCGGTGGACTCCGCAGTGGCCGAAGGGATTTGCGAGGCATCGGTGGGACGCGGCCGCGGTGGCGGCGCGAACGACCACAGCAATTCCGATAGGTCGTCGGCGGATCCCAAGTCGGCCGCCGCGCGCGCGTTGGCGATCGTCGCTTCGATCTTGGCGCGGTTGCGCACGATTCCGTCGTCGGCCATCAGCCGAGCCACGTCGTCGTCGGTGTAGCCGGCGACCGTCTCGATGTCGAAGCCCGCGAAAGCCCGTCGGAAGTTCTCCCGCTTGCGCAGGATGATCAACCACGAAAGCCCGCTTTGGAAGGCCTCCAGGCTCATCCGCTCGAACAACGCCACCCCGTCGCGCACGGGTCGGCCCCACTCGCGATCGTGGTAGTCGCGGTACAGGTCGGTAATCGCCCAGCCGCAACGAACCCGCCCGTCGTCGGTGGGCGCACTCACCCGTGGTCCTTTTGCGGCGAAACGTCCTCGGCGCTGTCATCGTCGTCGGGCTCGGCGTCCAAGGCGTCGCGGGCTGAAAGCTGACCGCGCAGCAGGTCGAGTTCCTGGCCCAGCCGGTCCAGCACCCAGTCGACCTCGCTGGTCTTGTACCCGCGCAGCACCTGGGTGAACTTCACCGCGTCGACGTCCGCGCGGGTGACACCTGAGACTGGCAACGCGGTTGCGGTCGTGGCGCGCGGCAGCGGGGGCAGCTGCTCGCCGCGGCCGAACACCAGGCTGGCCACACCGAATAGCAGCAGCGCCAACAGGATCAACACCACGAGATAGAGCAACACCAACGCCACGTCACCGATCCTGCCTTATCCGGCGCCGCGTGGGCCGGACAGTCAGCGCGGGCGCAGAGCGTTCATCGGCGGGCGGTCGACCAATGAGACGGGCCAGGTGTGGGGCGTGTAGCCGTCGCCGTCGGCGAAGAACTGAGTGAGCCCGACACCCGAGTCGGGGATGCCGCAGCGCGACAACAGGGTCGCGATGACCTGACGGCTCATCGCGCCCAGTTCGGCCAGCGAGCGGTTGCGATGTGCCCGCACGCCGAGGTTGACCTGGGCGATGGCGTCCAGGCCGAGCCGGTCGTAGGTGTCGACCAACAGCCCGATTTCCACGCCGTAACCCGGCGCGAAGGGCAGCGATGTCAGCAGCTCCCGGCTGGCCGCGTACTCGCCGCCCAGCGGCTGCAGCACGCAGCCCAGTTCGGGGCGAAGCGCCGCGAGCAGGGGCCGGGCGACCAGTTCGGTGACGCGGCCTCCTCCGGTGGCGCCCTCGCTGCCGCTGACGTTCAGGGGTCGCCGATAGAAGCTCTTGACGAGGTGGATGCCGTCATTGGTCAGCAACGGGCCGACGAGCCACGGGACGAACATGGGGTCGGGGTCGATCAGGTCGGAGTCGACAAACACCACGATGTCGCCCGTGGTGGCTGCGAGCGAACGCCACAGCACCTCGCCCTTGCCGGGCCGCGGCGGGACTTCGGGCAAGGCCTGTTCGCGGGTGACGACGCGGGCGCCGGCGGCGATGGCGCGGATCTCGGTGTCGTCGGTGGAACCCGAGTCGAGCACGATCAGCTCGTCGACCAGCCCGCCGACGAGCGGGGAGATGCTGTCGATGACCGATTCGATGGTTTCTTCTTCGTTGAGGGCGGGCAGCACCACCGAGATCGTCCGCCCGGCCTTCGCTGCCTGCAGCTCCCCGATCGTCCAGCTGGGGCGGTTCCAGCTGCGGTCGGACAGCCAGGCGTCTCCGGGCCGGGCAGCAAGAATCCCCTCGCCGACCAGATCGACCAGCTCTGATGTGGTCATGCGAGTCCTCTCACCGTGCGGGTCGGCGGACGTGTGCCGTAGATGGAGGCCACCATCTCCAGCACGCGACGCGTCGGGGCCACCTCATGCACACGAAACATCCGAGCGCCGGCCGCGGCGGCGAGGGCAGTCGCTGCCAGTGTCCCCTCCAGCCGCTCGGTGAGCTCCACGCCCAATGTCTCCCCGACGAAGTCCTTGTTGCTGAGCGCCATCAACACCGGCCATCCGGTGCTCACAAGATCTTCCATGTGGCGCAATAACGCTAGCCCGTGGAAGGTGTTCTTGCCGAAGTCGTGGGTGGGGTCGACCAAGACCCGGTCTCGGGCCACGCCGGCGGCTACCGCGCGCTCGGCGGCGGCGGTGAGCTCGCGGATGACGTCATCGACGACGCCGCGGGTGGTGGTCCCGTAGCTGACCCGGAACGGGCGGGTCCGCGGCGCCGCACCGCCGGTATGCGAGCAGACCAGGCCGGTGCCGAACTCCGCTGCCACCTCGGGCAGAGCCGGGTCGACGCCGCCCCAGGTGTCGTTGATCAGGTCGGCGCCCGCGCTGCAGGCCTGCCGGGCTACCGACGAACGCCAGGTGTCGACGCTGATCAGCTGGTCCGGGTAGGCGCTGCGCAACCATTCGATGAAAGGCACCACGCGAGCGGCTTCGGTCGCGGCGTCGACGTTCTCGCCGGGCCCGGCCTTGACGCCGCCGACATCGATGGCGTCAGCGCCGTCGGCGATCGCTTGGTGGGCGGCGGCCTTGGCCGCGTCGTCGCTGAACGTGGCGCCCCGGTCGTAAAACGAATCCGGGGTGCGGTTGACGATCGCCATGATCAGCGCGCGATCACCTGCCACCGGGCGGCCACAAAGCGTCAACTGCACCCATCTATGGTGCCTGGTCGCGGGTTTACGCCTTCGGTCGCCTTCTCACCGATCGAGACTGCGCCCATGGCGTCCGTCAGCGCCAAATCCACGCGGTGGCCGCAGGCTCGATGCCACCAATGCAGACTCGGCCCAGGCTTACGCCTGCGGTCGCTTGCCTGCCGCGACCTCGTCGGGGTATTCGGGATAAAACGGCACGTAGCCCTCGTCACGGCCGGCGAGCACGTAGAGCGGATCCTCGATGCC encodes:
- a CDS encoding glucosyl-3-phosphoglycerate synthase, which encodes MTTSELVDLVGEGILAARPGDAWLSDRSWNRPSWTIGELQAAKAGRTISVVLPALNEEETIESVIDSISPLVGGLVDELIVLDSGSTDDTEIRAIAAGARVVTREQALPEVPPRPGKGEVLWRSLAATTGDIVVFVDSDLIDPDPMFVPWLVGPLLTNDGIHLVKSFYRRPLNVSGSEGATGGGRVTELVARPLLAALRPELGCVLQPLGGEYAASRELLTSLPFAPGYGVEIGLLVDTYDRLGLDAIAQVNLGVRAHRNRSLAELGAMSRQVIATLLSRCGIPDSGVGLTQFFADGDGYTPHTWPVSLVDRPPMNALRPR
- a CDS encoding DNA-3-methyladenine glycosylase I: MSAPTDDGRVRCGWAITDLYRDYHDREWGRPVRDGVALFERMSLEAFQSGLSWLIILRKRENFRRAFAGFDIETVAGYTDDDVARLMADDGIVRNRAKIEATIANARAAADLGSADDLSELLWSFAPPPRPRPTDASQIPSATAESTAMARELKRCGFRFVGPTTAYALMQATGMVDDHLSTCWVPSTAQ
- the folP gene encoding dihydropteroate synthase, whose product is MAIVNRTPDSFYDRGATFSDDAAKAAAHQAIADGADAIDVGGVKAGPGENVDAATEAARVVPFIEWLRSAYPDQLISVDTWRSSVARQACSAGADLINDTWGGVDPALPEVAAEFGTGLVCSHTGGAAPRTRPFRVSYGTTTRGVVDDVIRELTAAAERAVAAGVARDRVLVDPTHDFGKNTFHGLALLRHMEDLVSTGWPVLMALSNKDFVGETLGVELTERLEGTLAATALAAAAGARMFRVHEVAPTRRVLEMVASIYGTRPPTRTVRGLA
- a CDS encoding DivIVA domain-containing protein — encoded protein: MALVLLYLVVLILLALLLFGVASLVFGRGEQLPPLPRATTATALPVSGVTRADVDAVKFTQVLRGYKTSEVDWVLDRLGQELDLLRGQLSARDALDAEPDDDDSAEDVSPQKDHG